One genomic window of Salmo salar chromosome ssa12, Ssal_v3.1, whole genome shotgun sequence includes the following:
- the LOC106564354 gene encoding soluble calcium-activated nucleotidase 1 isoform X2, which translates to MNTLRISVRGLPALAFMADAASDPRFRLKWRAITVATLLALALLLYLHQTTGVGTGGNDVFGGFHHHGNGAHSWWTNNVNEVNNNGNRQPLAAVGSNGGVNSKNKHYNDTYPLSPPERTASGSIRYRIGVITDLDTASRSTKGQTWFSVMRRGHLVVSESGDRVEVEWDADSLTLESHLAEKGRGMELSELVAFNGHLYSVDDRTGVVYRIEGNQAVPWVILTDGDGSVSKGFKAEWLAVKDECLYVGGLGKEWTTTTGEFINDNPQWIKVVGYRGDVEHENWVPRYNALRSAAGIHPPGYLIHESAAWSDRLQRWFFLPRRASSERYDEITDERRATNLLLSCPSDFGDITVGRAGPLHPTHGFSSFKFVPDTDDQIVLALKSEEDAGKIATYILAFTLDGRMLLPETKIGDLKYEGLEFI; encoded by the exons ATGAATACCCTGCGGATCTCCGTTCGAGGCCTTCCCGCCCTGGCCTTCATGGCCGACGCCGCCTCCGACCCCCGCTTCCGCCTAAAATGGAGGGCCATCACCGTGGCAACGCTCCTCGCCCTCGCCCTGCTGCTCTACCTGCACCAGACAACGGGGGTCGGAACTGGCGGCAATGACGTCTTTGGCGGCTTCCATCACCACGGTAACGGGGCGCACAGCTGGTGGACGAACAATGTCAATGAAGTAAACAATAATGGTAACCGTCAACCGCTGGCTGCAGTGGGATCCAACGGCGGTGTCAACTCGAAGAATAAACACTACAACGACACATATCCTCTCAGCCCGCCGGAGAGGACGGCGTCCGGGAGCATCCGGTACCGTATTGGGGTGATCACCGACTTGGACACGGCCTCAAGGAGCACCAAG GGTCAGACGTGGTTCAGCGTCATGCGGAGGGGCCACCTGGTGGTGTCTGAGAGTGGGGACAGAGTGGAGGTGGAGTGGGACGCAGACAGCCTGACCCTGGAGAGCCACCTGGCTGAGAAGGGACGAG GTATGGAGCTGTCGGAGCTAGTTGCGTTCAACGGTCACCTGTACAGTGTGGACGACCGTACAGGAGTTGTCTACAGGATAGAGGGGAACCAGGCGGTACCCTGGGTTATACTGACTGATGGAGACGGGTCTGTCTCAAAAG GGTTCAAGGCGGAGTGGCTGGCGGTGAAGGATGAGTGCCTCTACGTGGGTGGTCTGGGTAAAGAGTGGACGACCACTACCGGAGAGTTCATCAACGACAACCCCCAATGGATCAAGGTGGTGGGTTACCGCGGCGACGTGGAACACGAGAACTGGGTGCCGCGTTACAACGCCCTGCGCAGCGCAGCCGGGATTCATCCACCAG GTTACCTGATCCATGAGTCTGCGGCGTGGTCCGACCGCCTCCAGCGCTGGTTCTTCCTCCCCCGCCGCGCCAGCTCCGAACGCTACGACGAGATCACCGACGAGCGCCGCGCCAccaacctcctcctctcctgcccctCGGATTTCGGCGACATCACCGTGGGGCGCGCTGGACCTCTCCACCCAACGCACGGTTTCTCCTCGTTCAAGTTCGTACCGGACACCGACGATCAGATCGTACTCGCGTTGAAGTCGGAGGAGGACGCGGGGAAGATAGCGACGTATATCCTGGCATTTACGTTAGACGGGAGGATGTTACTGCCAGAGACGAAGATAGGAGACCTGAAGTATGAAGGACTGGAGTTTATTTAA
- the LOC106564354 gene encoding soluble calcium-activated nucleotidase 1 isoform X1 has protein sequence MKPVKTVYRYNSELERGGGPDDSSSMNTLRISVRGLPALAFMADAASDPRFRLKWRAITVATLLALALLLYLHQTTGVGTGGNDVFGGFHHHGNGAHSWWTNNVNEVNNNGNRQPLAAVGSNGGVNSKNKHYNDTYPLSPPERTASGSIRYRIGVITDLDTASRSTKGQTWFSVMRRGHLVVSESGDRVEVEWDADSLTLESHLAEKGRGMELSELVAFNGHLYSVDDRTGVVYRIEGNQAVPWVILTDGDGSVSKGFKAEWLAVKDECLYVGGLGKEWTTTTGEFINDNPQWIKVVGYRGDVEHENWVPRYNALRSAAGIHPPGYLIHESAAWSDRLQRWFFLPRRASSERYDEITDERRATNLLLSCPSDFGDITVGRAGPLHPTHGFSSFKFVPDTDDQIVLALKSEEDAGKIATYILAFTLDGRMLLPETKIGDLKYEGLEFI, from the exons ATGAAGCCggttaaaacagtgtaca GGTATAATTCAGAGCTGGAACGTGGTGGTGGTCCTGATGATTCCAGTTCCATGAATACCCTGCGGATCTCCGTTCGAGGCCTTCCCGCCCTGGCCTTCATGGCCGACGCCGCCTCCGACCCCCGCTTCCGCCTAAAATGGAGGGCCATCACCGTGGCAACGCTCCTCGCCCTCGCCCTGCTGCTCTACCTGCACCAGACAACGGGGGTCGGAACTGGCGGCAATGACGTCTTTGGCGGCTTCCATCACCACGGTAACGGGGCGCACAGCTGGTGGACGAACAATGTCAATGAAGTAAACAATAATGGTAACCGTCAACCGCTGGCTGCAGTGGGATCCAACGGCGGTGTCAACTCGAAGAATAAACACTACAACGACACATATCCTCTCAGCCCGCCGGAGAGGACGGCGTCCGGGAGCATCCGGTACCGTATTGGGGTGATCACCGACTTGGACACGGCCTCAAGGAGCACCAAG GGTCAGACGTGGTTCAGCGTCATGCGGAGGGGCCACCTGGTGGTGTCTGAGAGTGGGGACAGAGTGGAGGTGGAGTGGGACGCAGACAGCCTGACCCTGGAGAGCCACCTGGCTGAGAAGGGACGAG GTATGGAGCTGTCGGAGCTAGTTGCGTTCAACGGTCACCTGTACAGTGTGGACGACCGTACAGGAGTTGTCTACAGGATAGAGGGGAACCAGGCGGTACCCTGGGTTATACTGACTGATGGAGACGGGTCTGTCTCAAAAG GGTTCAAGGCGGAGTGGCTGGCGGTGAAGGATGAGTGCCTCTACGTGGGTGGTCTGGGTAAAGAGTGGACGACCACTACCGGAGAGTTCATCAACGACAACCCCCAATGGATCAAGGTGGTGGGTTACCGCGGCGACGTGGAACACGAGAACTGGGTGCCGCGTTACAACGCCCTGCGCAGCGCAGCCGGGATTCATCCACCAG GTTACCTGATCCATGAGTCTGCGGCGTGGTCCGACCGCCTCCAGCGCTGGTTCTTCCTCCCCCGCCGCGCCAGCTCCGAACGCTACGACGAGATCACCGACGAGCGCCGCGCCAccaacctcctcctctcctgcccctCGGATTTCGGCGACATCACCGTGGGGCGCGCTGGACCTCTCCACCCAACGCACGGTTTCTCCTCGTTCAAGTTCGTACCGGACACCGACGATCAGATCGTACTCGCGTTGAAGTCGGAGGAGGACGCGGGGAAGATAGCGACGTATATCCTGGCATTTACGTTAGACGGGAGGATGTTACTGCCAGAGACGAAGATAGGAGACCTGAAGTATGAAGGACTGGAGTTTATTTAA